The following coding sequences lie in one Nerophis ophidion isolate RoL-2023_Sa unplaced genomic scaffold, RoL_Noph_v1.0 HiC_scaffold_30, whole genome shotgun sequence genomic window:
- the LOC133546514 gene encoding zinc finger protein 391-like, with amino-acid sequence MNARQEERPLQQQEDPQPPHIKEEEEEVWISQEGECPVGQEEADVSKFPLTVVSVKTEEHEDKPPESSQLHHSPNVCGEQRLPEKKESSFRMVKEDPSKRKTRRHGPSGVSFSSLTQTLPCKKEEEDSLTPHIKEEEEEHSITQEGDHLEGLEEFPVTGVPVKSEDDEVKGESEERGGGEPPSSSSTQHMTTEADGDHCGGSQADKLLAPLSDSEDTTSHSPDTDDEDSKDDKTCHTDNTHFTSSHSHKTFKNHSHLKRHMRTHTGEKPFICSVCGKRFVRSHNVKVHMRTHTGEKAFICSVCGKRFVRSHNVKVHMRTHTGEKTFSCSICGKGFIQSQYLKVHMRTHTGEKPFPCSTCGKGFTQNQYLKVHMRTHTGEKPFSCSICSKGFVQSNSLKVHTRTHTGEKSHSCSICNRSFCDRSNLLAHMRRHPGEKVLSCSVCGERLSSKYQCKKHKCAGENSSSK; translated from the exons atgaacgctcgtcaagaagaacgtccccttcagcagcaggaggatccacagcccccccacattaaagaggaagaggaggaagtgtggatcagtcaggagggagagtgtcctgtagggcaggaggaggctgatgtcagcaagtttccactgactgttgtctctgtgaagactgaagagcatgaagacaaaccacctgagtcctcacagcttcatcacagtccaa acgtctgtggagAACAACGTCTGCCTGAAAAAAAGGAGAgtagcttcaggatggtgaaggaggatccttCAAAGAGGAAGACCAGGCGCCACGGACCCTCTGGTGTCTctttttcctctttgacacagacccttccctgtaaaaaggaagaggaagactcactgacgccccacattaaagaggaagaggaggaacacagcatcactcaagagggagatcatcttgaaggactggaggagttcccagtgactggtgtccctgtgaagagtgaagatgatgaggtgaaaggtgaaagtgaggagaggggagggggggagcctccaagcagcagctcaacacaacacatgacaacagaagctgatggagaccactgtggaggatcacaagcagacaagctcttagctccactatcagatagtgaggacacaacgtcacactctcctgacactgatgatgaagactctaaagatgataagacatgtcacactgacaacactcacttcacatcttctcactctcacaaaacatttaaaaaccatagtcatctgaaaagacacatgagaacacacactggagaaaaaccttttatctgttcagtctgtggtaaacgTTTTGTTCGAAGTCACAatgtgaaagtgcacatgagaacacacactggtgaaaaagcttttatctgttcagtctgtggtaaacgTTTTGTTCGAAGTCataatgtgaaagtacacatgagaacacacacaggagaaaaaacgttttcttgttcaatctgtggtaaaggttttatacaaagtcaatatttgaaagtgcacatgagaacgcacactggagaaaaaccttttccctgttcaacctgtggtaaaggttttacacaaaatcaatatttgaaagtacacatgagaacacacactggcgaaaaacctttttcctgttcaatctgtagtaaaggttttgtacaaagtaacagtttgaaagtacacactagaacacacactggtgaaaaatcacattcttgttcaatctgcaacagaagcttttgtgaccgatcaaaccttttagcacacatgagaagacacccaggagagaaagtgttgagttgcagtgtgtgtggtgaaagattgtcttctaagtaccagtgtaagaaacacaagtgtgctggtgagaacagcagcagcaaatga
- the LOC133546511 gene encoding gastrula zinc finger protein XlCGF57.1-like has product MQTEEPQPSHIKKEEEYLQISHFKKEEENPLIPQFKEEAVDPQSPHIKEEEEDPLTPHNKEEEEEHSINQQGEHLEGLEEVDVTKMPVTGVPVKSEGDEVKGESEERGGGEPPSSSSTQHMTTEADGDHCGGSQADKLLAPLSDSEDTTSHSPDTDDEDSKDDKTCHTDNTHFTSSHCHKTFKYHCRLKRHMRTHTGEKPFICSICGNGFTQSWSLKLHMRIHSGKKHFVCSTCGKGFTQSTDVKIHMRTHTGEKPFSCTTCGKGFTESQNLKRHMRTHTGEKPFSCSECGKYFVQSKHLKVHMRTHTGEKPFSCSECGKDFVQSKHLKVHMRTHTGEKPFSCTTCGKGFTESQNLKRHMRTHTGEKPFSCSECGKDFVQSKHLKVHMRTHTGEKPFSCSECGKGFVQSPLLKVHMRTHTGEKPFVCSICGKGFTESQWLKVHMRTHTGEKPFSRSICGKGFTENWCLKVHTRTHTGEKSHSCSICNRSFCEGSNLLVHMRRHPGEKVLSCSVCGERLSSKYQCKKHKCAGENSSSK; this is encoded by the coding sequence atgcagacggaggagccacagccctcccacattaagaaggaagaggaataccttcAGAtctcccattttaaaaaggaagaggaaaacCCACTAATCCCCCAGTTTAAagaggaagcggtggatccacaGAGCCCACACAttaaggaagaagaggaggacccactgacccctcacaataaagaggaagaggaagaacacagcatcaatcagcagggagagcatcttgaaggactggaggaggttgatgtcaccaagatgccagtgactggtgtccctgtgaagagtgaaggtgatgaggtgaaaggtgaaagtgaggagaggggagggggggagcctccaagcagcagctcaacacaacacatgacaacagaagctgatggagaccactgtggaggatcacaagcagacaagctcttagctccactatcagatagtgaggacacaacgtcacactctcctgacactgatgatgaagactctaaagatgataagacatgtcacactgacaacactcacttcacatcttctcactgtcacaaaacctttaaataccattgtcgtctgaaaagacacatgagaacacacactggagaaaaaccttttatctgttcaatatgtggtaatgGTTTTACACAAAGTTGGAGTTTGAAAttgcacatgagaatacacagtggtaaaaaacattttgtctgttcaacctgtggtaaaggttttacacaaagtacagatgtgaaaatacacatgagaacacacactggtgaaaaacctttttcctgtacaacctgtggtaaaggttttacagaaagtcaaaatttgaaaagacacatgagaacacacactggtgaaaaacctttttcttgctcagaatgtggtaaatattttgttcaaagtaaacatttgaaagtacacatgagaacacacactggtgaaaaacctttttcttgctcagaatgtggtaaagattttgttcaaagtaaacatttgaaagtacacatgagaacacacactggtgaaaaacctttttcctgtacaacctgtggtaaaggttttacagaaagtcaaaatttgaaaagacacatgagaacacacactggtgaaaaacctttttcttgctcagaatgtggtaaagattttgttcaaagtaaacatttgaaagtacacatgagaacacacactggtgaaaaacctttttcttgctcagaatgtggtaaaggttttgtacaaagtccccttttaaaagtacacatgagaacacacactggtgaaaaaccttttgtctgttcaatctgtggtaaaggttttacagaaagtcaatggttgaaagtgcacatgagaacacacactggtgaaaaaccgttttcccggtcaatctgtggtaaaggttttacagaaaactggtgtttgaaagtacacactagaacacacactggagagaagtcccattcctgttcaatctgtaacagaagcttttgtgaaggATCAAACCTtttagtacacatgagaagacacccaggagagaaagtgttgagttgcagtgtgtgtggtgaaagattgtcttctaagtaccagtgtaagaaacacaagtgtgctggtgagaacagcagcagcaaatga